In the Streptomyces fradiae ATCC 10745 = DSM 40063 genome, one interval contains:
- a CDS encoding LON peptidase substrate-binding domain-containing protein, with protein MTTARLPLFPLNAVLFPGLVLPLNVFEERYRAMMRALLATDESQPRRFAVVAIRDGHEVAPTAPGLPDPTALPERGPAAGFGPDPAQAFHRVGCVADAATIRERPDGTFEVLATGTTRVRILSVDASGPFLTAEVEELDEPRGEGAGALAEGVLRAFRAYQKRLAGARERTLAAGSELPDEPSVVSYLVAAAAVLDTPAKQRLLQAPDTATRLREELRLLRSETAVLRHLPSLPAAELTRTPTSPN; from the coding sequence GTGACCACCGCTCGCCTGCCCCTCTTCCCGCTGAACGCGGTGCTTTTCCCCGGCCTCGTGCTGCCGTTGAACGTCTTCGAGGAGCGGTACCGCGCCATGATGCGCGCCCTGCTCGCGACGGACGAGTCGCAGCCGCGCCGCTTCGCCGTCGTCGCGATCCGCGACGGCCACGAGGTGGCGCCGACCGCACCGGGACTGCCCGACCCGACGGCGCTTCCGGAGCGTGGTCCCGCCGCGGGCTTCGGCCCCGACCCGGCCCAGGCGTTCCACCGGGTGGGCTGCGTGGCCGACGCGGCCACCATCCGGGAGCGCCCCGACGGCACGTTCGAGGTCCTCGCCACCGGCACGACGCGGGTGCGCATCCTGTCGGTCGACGCGAGCGGCCCCTTCCTCACCGCCGAGGTGGAGGAGCTGGACGAGCCGCGGGGCGAGGGCGCCGGAGCGCTCGCCGAGGGGGTGCTGCGGGCCTTCCGCGCGTACCAGAAGCGGCTGGCCGGCGCACGGGAGCGGACGCTGGCCGCCGGCTCCGAGCTGCCCGACGAGCCGTCCGTCGTGTCGTACCTGGTCGCCGCGGCCGCCGTGCTGGACACGCCGGCGAAGCAGCGGCTGCTCCAGGCGCCCGACACGGCGACCCGGCTGCGCGAGGAGCTGCGGCTGCTGCGCTCCGAGACGGCGGTGCTGCGCCACCTGCCGTCGCTGCCGGCGGCCGAGCTGACGCGGACGCCGACGAGCCCGAACTGA
- the ybaK gene encoding Cys-tRNA(Pro) deacylase gives MAKKTRKQTGGTPATVALTAAGTPFTVHEYAHDPASPSYGEEAAEALGVTPERVFKTLVADVDGALTVAVVPVAGQLDLKALAAAVGGKRAAMADPAAAERTTGYVRGGISPLGQRRRLPTVLDASARRHETICVSAGRRGLEVELSPADLAELTGAVVAPIGRA, from the coding sequence ATGGCGAAGAAGACCAGGAAGCAGACGGGCGGCACGCCCGCGACGGTGGCGCTCACCGCCGCGGGCACGCCGTTCACGGTGCACGAGTACGCCCATGACCCGGCGTCCCCGTCGTACGGGGAGGAGGCCGCCGAGGCGCTCGGCGTCACGCCCGAGCGGGTCTTCAAGACGCTGGTCGCCGACGTCGACGGCGCCCTGACGGTCGCGGTGGTGCCCGTCGCGGGCCAGCTCGACCTGAAGGCGCTGGCCGCGGCGGTCGGCGGGAAGCGCGCGGCGATGGCCGACCCGGCCGCCGCCGAGCGGACGACCGGCTATGTGCGCGGCGGCATCTCGCCGCTGGGCCAGCGCAGGAGGCTGCCGACCGTGCTGGACGCCTCGGCGCGGCGGCACGAGACCATCTGCGTGTCGGCGGGGCGGCGCGGCCTGGAGGTCGAGCTGTCCCCGGCGGACCTGGCGGAGCTGACCGGCGCGGTCGTCGCGCCCATCGGCCGGGCGTAG
- a CDS encoding DUF2567 domain-containing protein: MTAPLPPSQQPPSEHVPNDSAASSTPSDGDAPGASAWPPRSSAHSTGGEDGKDAPETAAEVRRGAVVLLAVGVAGFALGLLWLWLAPRVPLVSDGRSVLLLESEAEHAVGVDGVFILLGLAFGAVSALGVFLFHRQGGIAVVVGLALGGVIGSLLGWGTGTLLGPTHDVVARAREVGEGVRFDAPLELHAYGALLAWPVAAMIAHLALTALFGPRDPEPEWDPGAYGTPPPPPGDAPRA, from the coding sequence GTGACCGCACCCCTTCCCCCGTCCCAGCAGCCCCCGAGTGAGCACGTGCCGAACGACTCCGCCGCATCCAGCACCCCTTCCGACGGCGACGCGCCGGGCGCGTCCGCGTGGCCGCCGCGCTCGTCGGCACACTCCACGGGCGGAGAGGACGGGAAGGACGCGCCGGAGACGGCCGCGGAGGTGCGCCGGGGCGCCGTGGTGCTGCTCGCGGTCGGGGTCGCGGGGTTCGCCCTCGGCCTGCTGTGGCTGTGGCTGGCGCCGCGCGTGCCGCTGGTCTCGGACGGCCGGTCGGTGCTGCTGCTGGAGTCGGAGGCGGAGCACGCGGTCGGCGTGGACGGGGTCTTCATCCTGCTGGGCCTGGCGTTCGGCGCGGTCAGCGCGCTCGGGGTGTTCCTGTTCCACCGGCAGGGCGGCATCGCCGTCGTGGTGGGCCTCGCCCTGGGCGGGGTGATCGGCTCCCTGCTGGGCTGGGGCACGGGCACGCTGCTGGGCCCGACGCACGACGTGGTGGCCCGCGCGCGGGAGGTCGGCGAGGGCGTCCGCTTCGACGCGCCGCTGGAGCTGCACGCGTACGGCGCGCTGCTGGCCTGGCCGGTCGCCGCCATGATCGCCCACCTGGCGCTCACCGCGCTGTTCGGACCGCGCGACCCCGAGCCCGAGTGGGACCCCGGCGCCTACGGCACGCCGCCCCCACCGCCCGGGGACGCCCCCCGCGCCTGA
- a CDS encoding ABC transporter permease, giving the protein MSTLPAEALSAGAVRTAPAGAGERTAAPLAPRARLLPALAAVYRAQLSRARVARIPLLFVATFQSIGIMVLMRGVVDGGAEARAVVAGSSVLVVAFVALNLLAQYFGQLRASGGLDHYATLPVPPAAVVLGAAGAYASFTLPGTVVTAVTGSLLFQLPLTHLWIVAAVVPLSGAALAGVGAALGLLAPRQELATLLGQLGMSAALLLGVLPADRLPGPVGWARDLLPSTYGVEALARTFDASPNWAAVALDLSVCAAVGVASLAAATWAYRRAAVR; this is encoded by the coding sequence GTGAGCACCCTGCCTGCGGAGGCGCTCTCTGCGGGCGCCGTCAGGACGGCGCCCGCCGGGGCGGGCGAACGGACCGCCGCGCCCCTGGCGCCCCGTGCCCGGCTGCTGCCGGCGCTCGCCGCCGTGTACCGGGCGCAGCTCTCCCGCGCCCGGGTCGCCCGCATCCCGCTGCTGTTCGTCGCGACCTTCCAGTCCATCGGGATCATGGTCCTGATGCGGGGCGTGGTCGACGGCGGCGCCGAGGCGCGCGCGGTCGTCGCCGGGTCGTCCGTCCTCGTCGTGGCGTTCGTCGCGCTGAACCTGCTCGCCCAGTACTTCGGGCAGCTCCGCGCCAGCGGCGGGCTCGACCACTACGCGACGCTGCCCGTGCCACCGGCCGCCGTGGTGCTGGGCGCGGCCGGGGCGTACGCCTCCTTCACGCTGCCCGGCACGGTCGTCACGGCCGTCACCGGTTCGCTCCTCTTCCAGCTGCCGCTCACCCACCTGTGGATCGTCGCGGCGGTCGTCCCGCTCTCCGGGGCCGCCCTGGCGGGAGTCGGCGCCGCGCTCGGCCTGCTGGCCCCCCGCCAGGAGCTGGCGACCCTCCTCGGCCAGCTCGGCATGTCGGCGGCGCTGCTGCTCGGCGTCCTGCCGGCCGACCGGCTGCCCGGCCCCGTGGGCTGGGCGCGGGACCTGCTCCCCTCGACGTACGGGGTGGAGGCGCTGGCCCGCACCTTCGACGCCAGCCCGAACTGGGCGGCCGTCGCCCTGGACCTGTCGGTGTGCGCCGCCGTCGGCGTCGCCTCCCTGGCCGCGGCCACCTGGGCGTACCGCCGCGCGGCCGTCCGGTGA
- a CDS encoding ABC transporter ATP-binding protein, giving the protein MCVVRDLVKTYPAARGGRGRPPTPEVRATDGISLDVRGGEIFGLLGPNGAGKSTLVRQLTGLMRPDSGTVEVLGHDLVRHPDRAARLIGYLGQESTALDEMTVALAAETTGRLRGLTARDARAARDAVLDELGLGELAARPLKKLSGGQRRLACFAAALVGERPLLVLDEPTTGMDPVARRAVWAAVDRRRAEQGATVLLVTHNVIEAETVLDRVAVLERGRVIACDTPAGLKERVAGEVRVDLVWRERAPLDVPEVAALRAFAHESGRRWVLRLAPDEARAAVAAVTGGEAFAALDDFTLATPSLEDVYLALGGDAKGLVKS; this is encoded by the coding sequence GTGTGCGTGGTGCGGGATCTGGTGAAGACGTACCCCGCCGCGCGCGGCGGGCGCGGCCGGCCCCCGACGCCCGAGGTGCGGGCCACCGACGGGATCAGCCTGGACGTGCGGGGCGGCGAGATCTTCGGGCTGCTCGGCCCCAACGGCGCCGGCAAGTCCACCCTCGTACGGCAGCTCACCGGGCTGATGCGCCCCGACTCCGGAACCGTCGAGGTCCTCGGGCACGACCTGGTCCGCCACCCCGACCGCGCCGCGCGGCTCATCGGCTACCTGGGCCAGGAGTCGACGGCGCTCGACGAGATGACCGTCGCGCTGGCCGCCGAGACGACCGGCCGGCTGCGCGGTCTGACCGCGCGCGACGCCCGCGCGGCGCGCGACGCCGTCCTCGACGAACTGGGCCTCGGCGAACTCGCCGCGCGCCCCCTCAAGAAGCTCTCCGGCGGGCAGCGCCGGCTGGCCTGCTTCGCCGCCGCCCTCGTGGGCGAGCGGCCGCTGCTCGTGCTGGACGAGCCCACGACCGGCATGGACCCGGTGGCCCGCCGGGCCGTCTGGGCCGCCGTCGACCGCCGTCGCGCCGAACAGGGCGCGACGGTGCTGCTGGTCACCCACAACGTGATAGAGGCGGAGACCGTCCTCGACCGCGTCGCCGTGCTGGAGCGCGGCCGGGTCATCGCCTGCGACACCCCGGCCGGACTGAAGGAGCGTGTGGCCGGCGAGGTGCGCGTCGACCTGGTGTGGCGGGAGCGGGCGCCGCTGGACGTGCCGGAGGTGGCCGCGCTGCGGGCCTTTGCGCACGAGTCGGGCCGCCGCTGGGTGCTCCGCCTCGCCCCGGACGAGGCCCGGGCGGCGGTGGCGGCGGTGACGGGCGGCGAGGCGTTCGCGGCGCTGGACGACTTCACGCTGGCGACGCCGAGCCTGGAGGACGTCTACCTGGCGCTCGGCGGGGACGCGAAGGGGCTGGTCAAGTCGTGA